The following proteins are encoded in a genomic region of Nicotiana sylvestris chromosome 4, ASM39365v2, whole genome shotgun sequence:
- the LOC138889712 gene encoding uncharacterized protein has translation MVMTTRSGRGGEASTSKQKEVVSDVVDVHNDDDPTVDKQMSEENVNGEVGIDIHDNEGETQNDVNPSREHVIDIPKMVMPKAKAPLPRPPPPYPQKPAKQKNENQFKKFIVMMKSLSINVPLVEDLEQMPGYTKFIKDLVTKKRSMDCETIKMTYQVSAIVHSMAPKLEDPDAFTVPCTIGSADFAKALCDLGASINLMPYSIFKILGIGQPRATSMRLQMAYRTMKWPLGIIDDVLVRVDKFILLADFMIIDCEVDYEVPIILKRPFLEIGKPNSTEVCSFVDRVAEVIVDETSAMINLDDPLEAVLLNYDVTEDEGLVEYVNALQGMGSYSHDPRKLSLDLENRKTPPTKPSIEEPPVLELKPLPPHLRYVKVVKKEIIKWLDAGVVYPISDSSWTSSVQCVQKRDGVTVVTNEQNEFIPTRTVTGWRVCMDYRKLNKVTHKDHFPLPFLDQMVDRLAGCSYYCFLDGYSGYNQIMIAPKDQEKITFTCPYGTFAFLRMPFGLCNASPTF, from the exons ATGGTGATGACCACAAGGAGCGGTAGAGGTGGTGAAGCAAgtacctccaagcaaaaggaagttgtgagtgatgttGTTGACGTGCATAATGATGATGATCCAACAGTTGATAAGCAAATGAGTGAAGAGAATGTGAATGGTGAGGTGGGAATTGATATTCATGACAATGAGGGGgagactcaaaatgacgtgaacccatctagggaacacgtgatagacATACCGAAAATGGTAATGCCTAAAGcaaaggctcctttgccaaggcctcctccaccctACCCTCAAAAACCTGCAAAGCAGAAAAATGAAAACCAGTTCAAGAAGTTTATTGTGATGATGAAAAGTTTGTCAATCAATGTGCCCTTGGTGGAAGatcttgagcaaatgccgggatataCCAAGTTTATCAAAGACTTGGTAACTAAAAAGAgatctatggattgtgagaccatcaaaatgacttatcaagtgagtgccattgtgcactcgatggctccaaagcttgaagatcccgacgCATTTACCGttccatgtaccattgggagtgcagattttgcaaaggccttgtgtgatttgggagcGAGTATAAACTTGATGCCTTACTCTATATTCAAAAttttgggtattggtcaaccaagagctacttcaatgagattgcaaatggcgtaTAGAACAATGAAGTGGccgcttggtattattgatgatgttcttgtccgagttgacaagtttattttgcttgcGGATTTTATGATTATCGATTGTGAAGTTGACTATGAGGTGCCGATAATATTGAAAAGGCCTTTCCTAGAAATAGGGAAG CCAAATAGTACTGAGGTTTGTTCTTTTGTGGATCGGGTGGCGGAGGTGATAGTTGATGAAACGAGTGCCATGATCAATTTGGATGATCCTTTGGAAGCTGTATTGTTAAACTATGATGTGACTGAGGATGAAGGCTTGGTAGAGTATGTCAATGCCTTGCAAGGAATGGGTTCTTACTCCCATGATCCTCGTaaactttccttggatcttgagaatagaaagactccaccaacaaagccctccatCGAGGAACCTCCAgtattggagttgaagcctttgcctccCCACCTCAG GTATGTAAAGGTCGTCAAGAAGGAaattatcaagtggctagatgcaggggttgtgtaccccatctcagatagttcatggacttcatcGGTACAATGTGTGCAGAAAAGGGACGGGGTGACTGTGGTCACAAATGAGCAAAATGAGTTTATCCCTACTAGAactgtcaccggatggagggtatgcatggactaccggaagctgaacaaagtgacccacaaagatcattttccattgccatTTCTTGACCAAATGGTGGATAGACTTGCTGGATGTTCctactattgctttttggatgggtactcaggctaCAACCAGATTATGATTGCACCGAAGGACCAGGAGAAAATCACCTTCACATGTCCGTATGGCACCTTTGCATTTTTAcgaatgccatttggtttgtgtaatgcatcgCCTACTTTTTAG